From Primulina huaijiensis isolate GDHJ02 chromosome 15, ASM1229523v2, whole genome shotgun sequence, one genomic window encodes:
- the LOC140958857 gene encoding protein FAR1-RELATED SEQUENCE 5-like — protein sequence MEDDNSIALAQLEGEYDQEAEIHPSSKTQCGISDFSIQENIEVQTEKSFVDILESKLEVGTIVNSIKDAYLLYCQYAHAKGFSVRKGDQRCFARTNEIQSKEFNCSCEGLKDEKSSSKRIHVYQKPVIRTQCKAKLKISREKRGEWRVIRFFLDHNHEMFAPDQTHLLRSARNISHAKKSTLEAMVNAGICVSNVVSFMENEACGPENLGFNRKDAYDHMSRMKKHTKVENGDATSLIQYFMNKANKENYFYWNMQLDDDDRVMNFFFRDYRCAVDYEYFGDVLSIDTTYRTNKYNLICAPFVGINHHMQNVMFGLAFMSDETERSFEWLFTTFLDSMNGKQPQTIFSDKCQAMMNAIGTVFPRSHHRLCQ from the coding sequence ATGGAAGATGACAACTCAATAGCACTCGCACAGTTGGAGGGAGAGTACGATCAAGAAGCCGAAATTCATCCTAGTTCAAAAACGCAATGTGGAATTTCTGATTTCTCAATACAAGAAAATATCGAGGTACAAACTGAAAAATCTTTCGTTGACATTTTGGAAAGTAAACTTGAAGTGGGTACAATTGTGAACAGTATCAAAGATGCATATTTACTGTATtgtcaatatgcacatgctAAGGGATTTAGTGTGAGAAAAGGTGATCAACGATGTTTTGCACGTACAAATGAAATTCAATCAAAAGAATTTAATTGTTCATGTGAAGGTTTGAAAGATGAAAAGTCTTCTAGTAAAAGGATTCATGTCTATCAAAAGCCAGTTATTAGAACTCAATGTAAAGCTAAATTGAAGATTTCAAGGGAGAAAAGGGGTGAATGGCGAGTGATTAGATTTTTTCTAGATCATAACCATGAGATGTTTGCACCTGATCAAACTCATTTGTTAAGATCTGCACGCAATATCTCACATGCCAAAAAATCTACTCTAGAAGCTATGGTAAATGCTGGAATCTGTGTCTCTAATGTTGTTTCTTTTATGGAAAATGAAGCATGTGGACCAGAAAACTTAGGATTTAATAGAAAAGATGCATATGACCACATGAGTCGGATGAAAAAACATACCAAAGTTGAGAATGGTGATGCCACTTCACTGATTCAATATTTTATGAACAAGGCGAataaggaaaattatttttattggaaCATGCAATTGGATGATGATGATAGGGTGATGAACTTTTTCTTCAGGGACTACAGATGTGCTGttgattatgaatattttgGTGATGTCCTATCCATTGATACAACATATCGAACAAATAAGTACAATTTGATATGTGCTCCATTTGTTGGTATAAATCATCATATGCAGAATGTCATGTTTGGCTTAGCATTTATGTCAGATGAAACAGAAAGGTCTTTTGAATGGTTGTTCACGACATTTCTTGATTCGATGAATGGAAAACAACCTCAAACTATTTTTTCAGACAAATGCCAAGCCATGATGAATGCCATTGGGACTGTTTTTCCACGTTCACATCATCGTTTATGTCAGTGA
- the LOC140959934 gene encoding protein FAR1-RELATED SEQUENCE 5-like: protein MNYCDSVDEFEATWKYMIETYHLDGHRWFNGMYKLRDKWVTAFTDAKFSAGLLATSRSEATNLTLKKSGNKMSSLYEFVMNYEKIQNNRRTKEKTEDTRCRHGKPAQILKNHPLLIHAADVYTMTIYQLFEIELVNSLNCKFVEPPTCFGNDWNLIEVNVKSHDEYARVRHVVFNKQNHEIRCNCHKFETMEILCKHALLVFNCMDVTVLTKCYILNRWMKNVRNRVSSDFEENGSGGHVSEMVFVNQIMRSMYDLSQQSKPHEDARKRLYTIIDTAKEEISNLLQNLSVDDDTPCDAMTNDGHIDETRVRDPLTAKAKGVTNTNITRHWDTKRKKGKGKRKTESSSTKGSKLKGQSSQEQQNVTPSQYPFTYPQVPMQYPFAYPRVPSQYTFAYPQVPSQFAMEGNTNLYLSGRMNVLPYPYGTSQSSQ, encoded by the exons atgaattattgtgattctgtagatgaatttgagGCCACGTGGAAATATATGATTGAAACATATCATTTGGATGGTCATAGATGGTTTAATGGGATGTACAAACTTAGGGACAAATGGGTGACTGCTTTCACTGATGCAAAGTTTAGTGCAGGGCTTTTGGCCACTTCGAGGAGTGAGGCCACAAATTTGACTTTAAAAAAATCAGGCAACAAAATGAGTTCTTTGTATGAATTTGTGATGAATTATGAAAAGATTCAAAATAATCGGCGAACAAAAGAGAAAACTGAGGATACACGTTGTCGACATGGTAAGCCTGCAcagattttgaaaaatcatccattgTTGATTCATGCTGCTGATGTTTATACGATGACCATATATCAgttatttgaaattgaattggTTAATTCCTTGAATTGCAAATTTGTGGAACCACCGACTTGTTTTGGCAATGACTGGAATTTGATTGAGGTGAACGTAAAATCTCATGATGAATATGCAAGGGTTAGACATGTGGTGTTCAATAAGCAGAATCATGAAATAAGATGCAATTGTCACAAGTTCGAGACAATGGAGATTTTGTGTAAGCATGCTTTGCTGGTATTTAATTGTATGGATGTCACTGTTTTGACCAAATGTTACATTTTGAATAGATGGATGAAAAATGTAAGAAACAGAGTTAGCTCCGATTTTGAAGAAAATGGCAGTGGTGGTCATGTTTCTGAGATGGTGTTTGTCAATCAAATAATGAGATCGATGTATGATCTAAGTCAACAAAGCAAACCACATGAGGATGCGAGAAAAAGATTATATACAATTATTGACACTGCAAAAGAGGAGATCTCCAACCTTCTACAAAATCTGAGTGTAGATGATGATACACCTTGTGATGCTATGACAAATGATGGTCACATAGATGAAACACGCGTACGTGATCCACTTACTGCTAAAGCCAAAGGAGTAACAAATACAAATATTACACGACACTGGGATACTAagagaaaaaaaggaaaaggaaagcGAAAAACTGAAAGTTCAA GTACAAAAGGATCCAAATTAAAAGGGCAAAGTTCACaagaacaacaaaatgtcaCACCATCGCAATATCCATTTACATATCCTCAAGTTCCAATGCAATATCCTTTTGCATATCCTCGTGTCCCATCGCAATATACATTTGCGTATCCTCAAGTTCCATCTCAATTTGCAATG GAAGGAAATACAAACTTATATTTAAGTGGACGGATGAATGTATTACCGTATCCATATGGGACTTCTCAATCATCACAA TGA